The Benincasa hispida cultivar B227 chromosome 11, ASM972705v1, whole genome shotgun sequence genome has a segment encoding these proteins:
- the LOC120091273 gene encoding uncharacterized protein LOC120091273, translating into MASLPALYVSSSLPSPLRPHRSLNSIFSHETSLPCPPRTRSSQRRTTISLSFRTSYLFAADHEDEDEQIARDFGFDEAVDLFNQGAYYDCHDVLETLWNGAEDPTRTLFHGILQCAVGLHHLFNRNHRGAMMELGEGLCKLRKMDFQSGPFYTFEREITAVLDFVYLTQIELAACDENVCVTMEGSERSYELLGRYGAGQKLYDIEKEVDGRMCIVFSPQTSQAHPLRVKLPTLAATKQHLLALDYQ; encoded by the exons ATGGCTTCTCTTCCAGCACTCTATGTTTCCTCCTCCTTACCATCCCCTCTTCGACCTCACCGCAGTTTGAACTCCATTTTCAGCCATGAAACCAGCCTCCCATGCCCTCCAAGAACCAGAAGCAGCCAAAGAAGAACCACGATATCACTCTCCTTCCGCACATCCTACCTGTTCGCCGCCGATCACGAGGACGAAGACGAGCAAATCGCCAGAGATTTCGGCTTCGACGAAGCAGTCGACCTCTTCAATCAAGGAGCTTATTACGATTGCCATGACGTCCTCGAGACTCTGTGGAACGGAGCCGAGGACCCTACCAGAACCCTATTTCATGGCATTCTTCAGTGTGCTGTGGGGCTTCATCATCTCTTTAATCGG AATCATAGAGGGGCGATGATGGAGCTTGGAGAGGGGCTCTGTAAGCTACGGAAGATGGATTTTCAGAGTGGCCCTTTCTATACTTTTGAGAGGGAGATTACTGCAGTTTTGGACTTTGTCTACCTGACCCAGATTGAATTAGCTGCCT GTGATGAGAATGTGTGTGTTACAATGGAGGGTTCAGAGAGATCATATGAATTGCTTGGAAGGTATGGTGCAGGACAGAAGCTGTATGATATAGAGAAAGAAGTTGATGGAAGAATGTGCATTGTCTTCTCTCCTCAAACATCTCAAGCTCATCCTCTAAGGGTAAAGCTTCCCACTCTTGCTGCTACCAAACAACACCTTTTAGCCCTTGACTACCAATGA